One stretch of Nitrosococcus watsonii C-113 DNA includes these proteins:
- a CDS encoding IS1 family transposase (programmed frameshift), whose product MVLLPVHCPYCQSDRVVKRGRSESGEQRYLCQNEACAHRSFRLDYVYKGRLPQVKQQIIEMTLNGSGIRDTARVLEISPHTVLKEPKKKESRLESVNPALLKRLPAEQVEVQVLRVEEAEVDEMWSFVGKKTNPRWLWHAIDHRSGQVLAYVLGTHQDTVFLKLKRLLEPFGITHFYTDDWGTYQRHLDSKRHHIGKQHTQKIERKHLTLRTRIKRLARKTICFSKTRQMHDIVIGLFINRYEFGVQV is encoded by the exons ATGGTGCTTCTCCCCGTGCATTGTCCCTATTGCCAAAGCGATCGAGTAGTCAAAAGGGGAAGGAGTGAGAGCGGAGAGCAGCGTTATTTATGCCAGAATGAAGCCTGCGCCCATCGCTCCTTTCGCTTGGATTATGTGTATAAGGGTCGTTTGCCACAAGTCAAGCAGCAGATTATCGAGATGACGCTGAACGGGAGTGGGATACGAGATACGGCGCGGGTTTTAGAGATCAGTCCCCACACGGTGCTCAAGGAGC CTAAAAAAAAAGAGTCCCGTCTTGAGTCGGTCAACCCCGCGCTGTTGAAGCGTTTGCCTGCAGAGCAGGTAGAAGTGCAGGTGTTGCGGGTTGAGGAAGCGGAAGTCGATGAAATGTGGAGTTTTGTGGGAAAGAAAACTAACCCACGCTGGTTGTGGCATGCCATCGATCATCGCAGTGGGCAGGTGCTGGCCTACGTTTTGGGAACCCATCAAGATACCGTCTTTTTGAAACTCAAAAGACTTCTTGAACCTTTTGGAATCACCCATTTTTATACCGATGACTGGGGCACGTATCAGCGCCATCTGGACAGTAAGAGACACCACATCGGCAAACAACATACCCAAAAAATAGAAAGAAAACATCTCACCTTGCGCACCCGCATTAAACGATTGGCACGCAAAACGATCTGCTTTTCCAAAACACGCCAAATGCATGATATTGTCATTGGGCTTTTTATTAATCGATATGAATTTGGTGTGCAAGTGTAA
- a CDS encoding response regulator transcription factor: protein MATREPMVFIVDDEAAVRNSLGLSLQSVGYRVKICESAEVFLKVYEPNQPGCIILDVHMPESTGLDLQAYLASEQILIPVIFITGQADVPTVVRAVKQGAVDFLLKPFDFETLLRSIQEAIELDQIRRTERVQRDTIEKRLASLTPRERDVLDKVIEGKLNKVIAAELGVSIRTVEIHRARLMAKMKVRRPTELARLVLKLRRSS, encoded by the coding sequence ATGGCGACACGGGAGCCGATGGTGTTTATTGTCGATGATGAGGCTGCGGTCAGAAACTCATTGGGTTTGTCGCTTCAGTCCGTAGGCTATCGCGTAAAGATCTGCGAATCTGCTGAAGTTTTTCTTAAAGTTTATGAGCCCAATCAGCCGGGTTGTATTATTTTGGATGTTCATATGCCCGAGAGCACAGGATTGGATCTACAAGCCTATTTGGCCTCCGAGCAGATCCTTATTCCTGTTATTTTTATCACGGGACAAGCGGATGTGCCTACCGTGGTACGGGCTGTGAAGCAGGGCGCGGTGGATTTCTTGTTGAAACCTTTTGATTTTGAGACCCTACTGCGGTCTATTCAGGAAGCAATTGAGCTAGACCAAATTAGGCGGACCGAGCGCGTTCAACGGGATACTATCGAAAAGCGATTGGCTTCCCTGACTCCCCGGGAAAGAGATGTTTTGGATAAAGTTATCGAAGGAAAGCTCAATAAAGTGATTGCTGCTGAATTGGGAGTGAGTATCCGCACGGTGGAAATCCACCGTGCCCGCCTTATGGCTAAGATGAAAGTCAGGCGCCCTACTGAACTGGCCCGTCTCGTACTTAAGCTTCGGCGTTCCTCGTAG
- a CDS encoding Rrf2 family transcriptional regulator: MRFSNRPRYAISAMMNLALVKQQETVTLGDIAQLDNISVSYLEQIFASLRHHGLVEGIRGPGGGYHLTRTAEKITIAEIIAAVDKQPGKLNPLAIATNSVSEAERLWHDFSTRLYDFLNQITLADLAQRWPHPHPSGNPS, encoded by the coding sequence ATGAGATTTTCCAACCGCCCCCGTTACGCCATCAGCGCGATGATGAATTTGGCCTTAGTCAAACAGCAAGAAACAGTTACTTTGGGAGACATTGCCCAACTAGACAATATTTCTGTTTCTTATCTAGAACAAATATTCGCCAGCCTACGCCACCATGGCTTAGTGGAAGGAATACGTGGGCCAGGAGGAGGCTATCACCTTACACGCACTGCCGAGAAAATTACCATTGCGGAAATTATTGCCGCAGTGGATAAACAACCAGGCAAGCTCAACCCTTTAGCCATTGCCACCAATTCCGTAAGTGAAGCGGAACGCCTTTGGCATGATTTCAGCACGCGACTTTACGATTTTCTTAACCAAATTACGCTTGCGGATCTGGCGCAACGCTGGCCTCACCCGCATCCCTCCGGCAATCCCAGTTAG
- a CDS encoding GNAT family N-acetyltransferase, with protein sequence MEFKVTESIETVASGQWNALEGTDNPFLRYEFLSALERYGCVGAHVGWLPRYLLAEDRPGSLIGAVPLYLKYNSFGEFVFDGSWVDAWERAGQHYYPKLVVAVPFSPVTGPRLLLKPGADEAMVDELIQMTIRLARKGGISSLHWLFPHQKDRKRLANCGFLLRQGYQFHWHNRDYRDFNAFLETLTSKRRKEVRRERRQAQTRGTEIKVIHGSEVTDLEWRAMYRFYRSTFNAKGNYPALTLPFFKSLGQTMGQAVVLALAVRAGAPIAGALYLRSQDTLYGRYWGCSEHLAGMHFELCYYCGLDYCIEHRLRCFEPGAQGEHKISRGFLPTLTWSAHWFKDPVFRAAVADFITRERCLIKGTIIALEAGGPYRRS encoded by the coding sequence GTGGAATTTAAGGTTACCGAATCTATTGAAACCGTTGCCTCTGGGCAGTGGAATGCCTTGGAGGGAACCGATAATCCTTTTTTACGTTATGAATTTCTAAGCGCTCTTGAGCGTTACGGTTGTGTAGGTGCCCATGTAGGCTGGCTGCCGCGCTATCTTCTCGCTGAAGATCGCCCAGGGAGCCTGATTGGCGCGGTACCCTTATATCTCAAATATAACTCATTTGGCGAGTTCGTATTCGATGGGTCTTGGGTGGACGCTTGGGAGCGGGCAGGGCAGCATTATTACCCCAAACTGGTCGTTGCTGTACCCTTTAGTCCTGTAACGGGTCCACGGCTGCTTTTAAAGCCGGGAGCGGATGAAGCAATGGTCGACGAGCTTATCCAAATGACGATTAGGTTAGCAAGGAAAGGGGGAATCTCTTCCCTTCATTGGTTATTTCCTCATCAAAAAGATAGAAAACGGCTAGCAAATTGTGGCTTCCTGCTGCGCCAGGGTTATCAATTTCACTGGCATAACCGAGATTATCGGGACTTCAATGCTTTTTTGGAAACCTTAACCTCCAAGCGTCGCAAGGAGGTCAGGCGAGAGCGCCGTCAGGCCCAAACTCGAGGAACAGAGATTAAGGTTATCCACGGGAGCGAGGTTACCGATTTAGAATGGCGCGCTATGTATCGATTTTATCGGTCAACTTTTAATGCCAAAGGGAATTATCCTGCCCTTACGTTGCCATTTTTTAAGTCTCTGGGGCAAACAATGGGACAAGCTGTGGTACTGGCCTTGGCCGTGCGCGCAGGTGCTCCTATTGCGGGGGCTTTGTATCTACGAAGCCAGGACACGCTTTACGGTCGCTATTGGGGATGTAGCGAGCACTTGGCGGGTATGCACTTTGAGTTGTGCTATTACTGCGGCCTGGACTATTGTATTGAGCACCGTTTACGCTGTTTCGAGCCTGGTGCTCAGGGAGAACATAAGATAAGCAGAGGTTTTTTGCCTACGCTTACTTGGTCTGCCCATTGGTTTAAAGACCCTGTTTTTCGTGCTGCCGTTGCTGATTTTATTACCCGAGAACGTTGCCTGATAAAGGGGACGATAATAGCATTAGAAGCCGGTGGTCCTTATCGGCGCTCATGA
- a CDS encoding L,D-transpeptidase family protein, with translation MPNLLLKLLVSWALVLANPLVEAAPSTEFPYELIIIKSKRLLIVKKGRQIIKRYHAAFGRGGVGGKRVEGDKHTPEGNYEVVGFWPSHKFHYFIHLDYPSRGDALVGYKKGLISRQELLHIYRAQQEKNGIPPQQTRLGGFIGIHGIGVETRKKLMIHRNFDWTRGCVALTNTEIDELRQFIQLGTPVTILNGFDDKDLLAGIKAELSVFLTN, from the coding sequence ATGCCTAATTTATTGTTGAAATTATTGGTTAGCTGGGCATTAGTTTTAGCCAATCCATTGGTTGAAGCAGCACCATCCACTGAATTTCCCTACGAACTTATCATCATAAAGTCAAAACGATTGCTTATTGTCAAAAAGGGGAGGCAGATCATTAAAAGATACCATGCCGCTTTTGGCCGAGGAGGTGTGGGTGGAAAGCGTGTTGAAGGAGATAAACATACCCCCGAAGGAAACTATGAGGTAGTTGGTTTTTGGCCAAGTCATAAATTTCATTATTTTATACATCTCGATTACCCAAGCCGTGGGGACGCTTTGGTTGGATATAAAAAAGGTCTGATTTCACGGCAGGAGTTGCTCCATATTTATCGAGCCCAGCAAGAGAAAAATGGTATTCCGCCACAGCAGACCCGGCTGGGTGGATTTATTGGAATCCATGGGATCGGCGTGGAAACCAGGAAAAAACTCATGATTCATCGCAATTTTGATTGGACTCGCGGTTGTGTTGCCCTTACTAATACGGAAATTGATGAGCTGCGGCAATTTATACAGCTGGGAACGCCGGTGACTATTCTTAATGGATTTGATGATAAAGATCTGCTTGCGGGTATTAAAGCAGAGTTAAGTGTTTTCTTGACCAACTAA
- a CDS encoding MBL fold metallo-hydrolase: MKFEILPVTRFMQNCTLLSCAESGKAAVVDPGGDVEKILEKVEVNRLKIEKVLLTHGHIDHAGGAGELAHRLEVPIEGPQIEDEFWINSLPAQSEMFGFPPVKAFVPDRWLEQRDTVSFGKVVLNVYHCPGHTPGHVIFFHPDSRLALVGDVLFKGSIGRTDFPRGDYDALIRSIRERLFPLGDEVRFIPGHGPMSTFGEERQSNPFVGEKTYVGEKTY, encoded by the coding sequence ATGAAGTTTGAAATTTTGCCTGTTACCCGGTTTATGCAGAACTGTACTTTGCTTAGCTGCGCAGAGAGTGGCAAGGCAGCAGTGGTAGATCCTGGCGGTGATGTGGAGAAAATATTAGAAAAGGTTGAAGTCAACCGTTTAAAGATAGAAAAAGTTCTGCTGACTCATGGTCACATCGATCATGCTGGCGGTGCGGGCGAGCTGGCGCACCGACTAGAGGTGCCTATTGAAGGTCCCCAGATAGAAGATGAATTCTGGATTAATTCTCTGCCAGCACAAAGTGAGATGTTTGGTTTTCCTCCGGTTAAGGCTTTCGTGCCTGATCGTTGGCTGGAGCAGAGGGATACGGTCTCCTTTGGTAAGGTAGTACTTAATGTTTATCATTGCCCAGGGCACACACCGGGGCATGTGATTTTTTTTCATCCAGACAGCCGCCTTGCCCTCGTTGGAGACGTACTGTTTAAAGGTTCCATTGGTCGTACTGATTTTCCTCGGGGCGATTATGACGCGCTCATCCGCTCTATTCGCGAGCGCCTATTTCCTTTGGGAGATGAAGTTCGGTTTATTCCGGGGCATGGCCCTATGTCTACTTTCGGAGAAGAGCGGCAATCAAATCCCTTTGTTGGGGAAAAAACTTATGTTGGGGAAAAAACTTATTAA
- a CDS encoding arginase — MKIVRIIGAASGWGAPDRRCEAGPEVLRRRGLVAHLRRQGMPVAWEITVRPPENSVSAVAAVQALSLELSQVTDNVVASGDPFVVLGGDHTCAIGTWSGVVSRWRIAEPVGLIWIDAHMDAHLPETSPSGALHGMPLACLLGWGDPRLTAIGGPGPTFLPENVVLIGVRSFEPEEHQLLQRLGVKVFFMDEVRRRGLSEVFYEALEWVRDRTIAFGVSLDLDAIDPKEAPAVGSPVPGGLAQEELLPLLRQLHGDFRLMGLEIAEYNPALDERQLTVRLIGELLLSVFAPSRLPYESYHRAGKAVFSV; from the coding sequence ATGAAGATCGTTCGTATCATTGGTGCTGCAAGTGGTTGGGGCGCACCTGATCGTCGCTGCGAAGCAGGTCCGGAGGTTCTCCGCCGTCGAGGTTTAGTAGCTCATCTGCGCCGGCAAGGAATGCCCGTTGCCTGGGAGATCACGGTACGGCCGCCGGAAAATTCAGTAAGTGCGGTGGCTGCGGTCCAGGCACTTTCCCTGGAACTGAGTCAGGTGACCGATAATGTGGTTGCTAGTGGTGATCCCTTTGTAGTTCTAGGAGGCGATCACACTTGCGCTATTGGGACCTGGAGCGGAGTCGTTTCAAGATGGCGAATCGCGGAACCCGTGGGGCTTATCTGGATAGATGCCCACATGGACGCTCATCTGCCAGAGACCAGCCCCAGTGGTGCTCTGCACGGCATGCCTCTGGCCTGTCTGCTAGGCTGGGGAGATCCTCGGCTCACCGCCATTGGAGGTCCTGGGCCTACGTTCTTGCCAGAAAATGTGGTGCTTATTGGGGTCCGCAGCTTCGAGCCGGAGGAGCATCAATTGCTTCAACGATTAGGGGTAAAGGTTTTTTTTATGGACGAAGTGCGCCGTCGTGGGTTAAGTGAAGTGTTTTATGAGGCTTTGGAATGGGTCCGGGACCGGACGATAGCATTTGGAGTTAGTCTTGATCTGGATGCTATTGATCCCAAAGAGGCACCTGCTGTGGGTTCTCCAGTGCCAGGGGGCCTTGCCCAGGAAGAACTTCTACCGTTGCTGCGGCAGCTCCATGGCGATTTCCGTTTGATGGGATTAGAAATCGCTGAATATAATCCTGCCTTGGATGAGAGACAGCTAACGGTTCGTCTAATTGGTGAGCTGCTGCTTTCGGTTTTTGCCCCATCGAGGTTACCCTATGAATCCTATCATCGAGCTGGAAAAGCAGTATTCAGCGTATAA